One genomic segment of Dehalococcoidales bacterium includes these proteins:
- the pgk gene encoding phosphoglycerate kinase, whose translation GRLADIYVNDAFGTSHRTHASIVRIAEYLPSVAGLLLEKELETLGSLLKEPAHPFGGLFGGAKVSDKVGMLENIMNKVDFLLIGGGMAATFLKAKSYEVGQSLVELDSLDTAASLMENASRNGVNLLLPVDVLVADSISVEAKGSIVPVNKILPNQRIVDIGRQTTKLFYEALRKCQTIFWNGPMGICEIPQFAEGTQVMAKLLASLEATTIIGGGSTAEVVSKMGLDDKVSFISTGGGASLSYLGGKTLPGVEALLNKDSSVTRKLKELIPPK comes from the coding sequence TGGGCCGTCTGGCTGATATCTATGTTAATGATGCCTTCGGCACTTCCCACCGTACCCATGCCTCTATAGTGAGGATTGCTGAATACCTGCCTTCCGTAGCCGGACTACTGCTGGAAAAGGAGCTGGAGACCCTGGGCAGCCTTCTTAAGGAGCCGGCACACCCCTTCGGAGGGCTATTTGGCGGCGCTAAGGTAAGTGATAAGGTCGGAATGCTGGAAAATATCATGAATAAAGTGGACTTCCTGCTTATCGGTGGCGGCATGGCGGCTACTTTTCTGAAAGCTAAGTCTTACGAAGTGGGCCAATCACTGGTCGAGCTAGACAGCTTGGACACTGCTGCCAGCTTGATGGAGAACGCATCCAGGAACGGAGTAAATCTGTTGCTGCCGGTTGATGTGCTTGTTGCCGATAGTATCAGTGTGGAAGCTAAGGGTAGCATTGTCCCCGTCAATAAAATATTGCCTAACCAGCGGATTGTAGATATCGGGCGGCAGACAACCAAGCTTTTCTATGAAGCGCTGCGAAAATGCCAGACGATATTCTGGAACGGTCCGATGGGTATCTGTGAGATCCCACAATTTGCGGAAGGGACACAGGTCATGGCTAAATTGCTGGCCAGCCTTGAGGCGACCACTATCATCGGGGGAGGCTCAACGGCTGAGGTGGTAAGTAAAATGGGACTGGATGATAAAGTAAGCTTCATCTCTACCGGTGGTGGCGCTTCTTTAAGTTACCTGGGAGGAAAGACACTGCCCGGGGTAGAAGCGTTGCTCAATAAAGACTCATCAGTCACGAGGAAATTAAAAGAGCTTATCCCACCGAAGTAG